In one window of Microbacterium natoriense DNA:
- a CDS encoding CHY zinc finger protein: protein MPQHPLSTPPPVLGPVVDGQTRCVHYRTELDIVAIRFACCGDYYPCHLCHAEVAGHDSSPWPIEARSARAVLCGVCGDELSIAEYLEVTACPSCASSFNPGCALHAHLYFEVEPSSREGALPVVTTVSAARSPTAPSSST from the coding sequence ATGCCGCAGCATCCGCTCTCCACGCCTCCACCCGTGCTCGGGCCGGTGGTCGACGGGCAGACGCGGTGCGTCCACTACCGCACGGAGCTCGACATCGTCGCGATCCGCTTCGCGTGCTGCGGCGACTACTATCCGTGCCATCTGTGTCACGCCGAGGTCGCCGGACATGACAGCTCCCCCTGGCCGATCGAGGCGAGGAGCGCGCGCGCCGTGCTGTGCGGCGTGTGCGGCGACGAACTGTCCATCGCCGAGTACCTCGAGGTCACCGCCTGCCCGTCGTGCGCGTCGAGCTTCAACCCCGGCTGCGCACTGCATGCGCACCTCTACTTCGAGGTGGAGCCGTCTTCGCGAGAAGGCGCCTTGCCCGTCGTGACGACTGTCTCGGCCGCGAGGTCTCCCACAGCGCCTTCGTCGTCGACGTAG
- a CDS encoding sigma-70 family RNA polymerase sigma factor, which yields MDEPRDAPESDNALLLRSRSGDRHAFSELWRRHSPVAVAYARSLGASPPDPEDVVSDAFLSILRQLRSGKGPQRSFRPYLLTTVKNTWMGHARRAPITMPLDDAEHPPSLIGSIDVEAMVNSAAVVEAFGSLPERWQHALWLSEVEQLPPREIAEVLHIRPNSAAALTYRARDALRKAWIRAHLRTAPIGSDHARVIELLGAYAHDDLAPRSERFVTTHIDECETCRSAAGEARHLARAMSLGPLLAGGTGLVLLPALFPTEQAAAAATGLAGWAGLPAHVQPALDAAGNTAPVLWPVAAATAVALSISGSLFVRPVAEPDATAALAPAASAPARPAPAVPSSAPAPAVTAPAPVAAAPVPVPVAPPATTNPTPVAPVVEEPVEDAVDKTVTILTKTDRGRDHDDEDPGGDEGNAFGHDKKGDVTAEDVGDMMSARGSSWWTTAVIVYVTADDESISVAVWGADETEVALVVDDQTIGTASDEAVDFDLALPEGEHTLEVYYVDDEGAVGDLAAETVVTTGKAPSREDGSTSK from the coding sequence ATGGACGAACCACGCGACGCCCCGGAGTCGGACAACGCCCTGCTGCTGCGCAGCCGCAGCGGTGACCGCCACGCGTTCTCCGAGCTCTGGCGCCGGCATTCGCCCGTCGCCGTCGCCTACGCCCGGAGCCTCGGCGCATCTCCCCCCGACCCGGAGGACGTCGTCTCCGATGCCTTCCTGAGCATCCTCCGGCAGCTCCGCAGCGGCAAGGGACCGCAGCGCAGCTTCCGTCCCTACCTGCTCACGACCGTCAAGAACACCTGGATGGGCCATGCTCGACGAGCGCCGATCACGATGCCTCTTGACGACGCCGAGCATCCGCCATCTCTGATCGGATCGATCGACGTCGAGGCGATGGTGAACTCGGCGGCCGTCGTCGAGGCGTTCGGGTCGCTCCCCGAGCGCTGGCAGCACGCCTTGTGGCTCAGCGAGGTCGAGCAGCTGCCTCCCCGGGAGATCGCGGAGGTCCTGCACATCCGCCCGAACTCGGCGGCCGCGCTCACCTACCGCGCCCGAGACGCCCTGCGCAAGGCGTGGATCCGCGCGCACCTGCGCACCGCACCGATCGGCAGCGACCACGCTCGCGTGATCGAGCTGCTCGGAGCCTACGCGCACGACGACCTCGCGCCGCGGTCGGAGCGCTTCGTCACCACGCACATCGACGAGTGCGAGACCTGCAGATCCGCCGCCGGCGAGGCCAGGCATCTGGCGCGCGCGATGTCGCTCGGCCCGCTGCTGGCCGGCGGCACCGGACTCGTGCTCCTTCCCGCCCTGTTCCCGACCGAGCAGGCCGCGGCCGCGGCGACCGGACTCGCCGGATGGGCCGGACTTCCTGCCCACGTGCAACCGGCCCTCGACGCGGCAGGGAACACCGCCCCCGTGCTCTGGCCGGTCGCCGCAGCCACCGCCGTCGCACTGTCGATCAGCGGCAGCCTGTTCGTGCGCCCTGTCGCCGAGCCGGATGCGACGGCCGCACTCGCCCCGGCTGCGTCGGCGCCTGCGCGTCCGGCTCCCGCGGTTCCCTCTTCGGCGCCCGCGCCGGCGGTCACCGCACCCGCGCCGGTCGCGGCGGCGCCCGTTCCCGTTCCGGTCGCACCGCCCGCGACCACGAACCCGACCCCCGTCGCGCCGGTCGTCGAAGAACCCGTCGAAGACGCGGTCGACAAGACCGTCACGATCCTCACGAAGACCGACCGCGGTCGGGATCACGACGACGAGGATCCTGGCGGCGACGAAGGCAACGCGTTCGGTCACGACAAGAAGGGCGACGTCACTGCGGAAGACGTCGGCGACATGATGTCCGCCCGAGGGTCCTCCTGGTGGACGACCGCGGTCATCGTCTACGTCACAGCAGACGACGAGAGCATCAGCGTGGCGGTGTGGGGCGCGGATGAGACCGAGGTCGCACTCGTCGTCGACGATCAGACGATCGGAACAGCGTCGGACGAGGCGGTCGACTTCGATCTCGCGCTGCCCGAGGGCGAGCACACGCTCGAGGTGTACTACGTCGACGACGAAGGCGCTGTGGGAGACCTCGCGGCCGAGACAGTCGTCACGACGGGCAAGGCGCCTTCTCGCGAAGACGGCTCCACCTCGAAGTAG